A DNA window from Sesamum indicum cultivar Zhongzhi No. 13 unplaced genomic scaffold, S_indicum_v1.0 scaffold00279, whole genome shotgun sequence contains the following coding sequences:
- the LOC105180027 gene encoding uncharacterized protein LOC105180027: protein MDNKSKRISFSFDISTWYDITRGPSKGRLYGFRCSSSSTSSSSVSSTLKESDQNNELTKAVEDMRSNAAKMEEEFSRREDKNRKLLEIALEEARKREEEARKREADLQELVRKLLQDVEYKNYQFAGGSALQEQQHSRKDN, encoded by the exons ATGGAcaacaaatccaaaagaattagt TTTTCATTCGATATCTCAACTTGGTATGATATCACTAGAGGTCCTTCAAAAGGACGCTTATATGGATTTAGATGTAGCTCCTCATCTACAAGTTCAAGTTCAGTCAGTTCTACTCTTAAAGAATCTGACCAGAACAATGAGTTAACAAAAGCTGTGGAGGACATGCGCTCTAATGCTGcaaaaatggaagaagaattttcaagacgagaagacaaaaatagaaaattgcttgaaattGCTCTTGAAGAAGCTCGaaagagggaggaagaggCTCGGAAGAGAGAGGCAGACCTACAAGAATTAGTTCGAAAATTACTTCAAGATGTGGAATACAAAAACTATCAATTTGCTGGTGGGTCTGCACTCCAGGAGCAACAACATTCCAGGAaagataattag